In one window of Verrucomicrobiia bacterium DNA:
- a CDS encoding DUF1802 family protein, whose product MERMKVAFKEWAVVVDALGSGEQIIILRKGGISEGRGGFQVEHPRFVFWPTLFHQQRDNVITSAQKRFDEIAPGLPSPEILRLEYFAEVAHWERLESLEAAKRLQGQHIWREEVIAERFDWGKQKAIFALAVRVHRLAQRIELPVRPEYGGCKSWIELVEDISTDGSQPVLTEAAFAEKLKRFKQALETVSA is encoded by the coding sequence ATGGAGAGAATGAAAGTGGCGTTCAAAGAATGGGCAGTGGTGGTAGATGCCTTGGGTAGCGGTGAGCAGATCATCATTCTGCGCAAGGGCGGGATCAGCGAAGGGCGGGGTGGTTTTCAGGTGGAACATCCGCGATTCGTTTTTTGGCCCACGCTGTTTCATCAGCAGCGGGACAATGTGATTACATCGGCGCAAAAACGTTTTGATGAAATCGCGCCGGGTTTGCCTTCACCTGAAATCTTGCGGCTGGAGTACTTTGCTGAAGTGGCGCATTGGGAGCGATTGGAGTCGTTGGAGGCGGCGAAACGGTTGCAGGGCCAGCATATCTGGCGAGAGGAAGTGATCGCCGAGCGGTTTGACTGGGGCAAACAGAAGGCGATATTTGCCCTGGCGGTGAGGGTACATCGGCTGGCGCAGCGGATTGAATTGCCCGTACGCCCCGAATATGGCGGCTGCAAATCATGGATTGAACTGGTGGAGGATATCTCCACGGACGGTTCCCAACCGGTGCTTACAGAGGCGGCTTTCGCCGAAAAGTTGAAGCGATTCAAGCAGGCTTTGGAAACGGTTTCAGCCTAG
- a CDS encoding Maf family protein, with protein sequence MKKLPQIILASGSPRRSSLMRLLRVDFSVVVSKAEECDASHFTPHEVCQLNAHRKARAVAKHHPDALVIGADTEVALDTEIFGKPGDKKKAEEMLLRLEGKTHEVVTGVCLLQLRNHQERLFTVSTRVKFHPLNRKQVREYLKDINPMDKAGAYAIQEHGELLVESIDGSLTNVVGLPVEALREELAKWSGKVLAGGWRE encoded by the coding sequence GTGAAAAAACTGCCACAGATCATCCTGGCTTCCGGTTCGCCCCGGCGTTCCTCGCTGATGCGGCTGTTGAGGGTCGATTTCTCGGTCGTGGTCTCCAAGGCGGAAGAATGTGATGCGTCTCATTTCACGCCGCATGAGGTTTGTCAGTTGAATGCGCATCGCAAGGCAAGGGCGGTGGCCAAACATCACCCTGATGCCCTGGTCATCGGTGCGGATACAGAGGTGGCTTTGGATACGGAGATTTTCGGCAAGCCGGGCGACAAGAAGAAGGCTGAAGAGATGCTTTTGAGGTTGGAGGGGAAGACTCATGAAGTGGTGACGGGAGTGTGTCTTTTGCAATTACGCAATCATCAGGAACGCCTTTTCACGGTCAGCACGCGGGTGAAGTTTCACCCTCTTAACCGCAAACAGGTGCGAGAATATTTGAAAGACATCAATCCAATGGACAAGGCGGGTGCTTATGCCATTCAGGAGCATGGAGAATTGTTAGTGGAATCGATCGATGGCTCGCTGACCAATGTGGTGGGATTACCGGTGGAGGCATTGCGGGAAGAGCTGGCGAAGTGGTCAGGCAAGGTCTTGGCTGGGGGATGGAGAGAATGA